In Arthrobacter alpinus, a single window of DNA contains:
- a CDS encoding head maturation protease, ClpP-related — MTVTQPVRPAAAEPVQWYRMEADSASSSAEVFIYGAIGGWFGVDATQFVRDIATLDVKEIQLRVNSPGGSVYDGVAIMNALKRHKAKVVASVDGIAASAASFIIMAADEIQMGPGSEVMIHDAWAYTAGNAGELTDEAAHLDRISNSIASLYASRAGGTAEEWRDAMKAESWYSAKEAVAAGLADSVTGDTANKATDSVDAFTEVSRFLHTGRGNAPTPWMPPGQQTADSATRMPVSAVVQEAADWLNTTKSRAGFPPGTEKLVAALADEPHEPNAPQTVNTTNAGKGTDDMSAEVIKGLRERIGIPAEATLNDNEILAALDEALAEQAEPTNAVTAAAAAGTVVLDEAAYNELKDQAAQGSAARKQQLATDRANLVNAAVNDGRIAPARREHWVNTLEADPGMEAALAGLAKGLVPLEAAGYTGGVDEASDENSTYSKIFNTTKES; from the coding sequence ATGACAGTTACCCAACCCGTCCGGCCTGCGGCCGCTGAGCCGGTGCAATGGTACCGAATGGAAGCGGACTCCGCTTCCAGCTCGGCCGAGGTATTCATCTACGGCGCCATCGGCGGCTGGTTTGGTGTCGACGCAACCCAGTTCGTTCGTGACATCGCCACCCTCGACGTCAAAGAGATCCAGCTGCGTGTCAACAGCCCCGGTGGTTCCGTCTACGACGGCGTGGCCATCATGAACGCGCTCAAGCGGCACAAAGCCAAGGTCGTAGCCTCCGTGGATGGTATCGCCGCCAGCGCGGCTTCCTTCATCATCATGGCAGCCGACGAAATCCAGATGGGCCCCGGCTCCGAGGTAATGATCCACGACGCATGGGCCTACACCGCGGGCAACGCCGGCGAACTTACCGACGAAGCCGCCCACCTGGACCGAATCTCCAACTCCATCGCGAGCCTCTACGCCAGCAGGGCAGGAGGCACCGCAGAAGAGTGGCGCGACGCCATGAAAGCCGAGTCCTGGTACTCAGCCAAAGAAGCCGTCGCAGCAGGGCTCGCCGACAGCGTCACGGGCGACACTGCGAACAAGGCCACAGACTCCGTTGACGCCTTCACGGAAGTCTCCAGATTCCTCCACACCGGCCGCGGAAACGCCCCAACACCGTGGATGCCACCAGGACAACAAACGGCCGACAGCGCCACACGCATGCCAGTCAGCGCCGTCGTACAAGAAGCCGCCGACTGGCTCAACACCACCAAGTCTCGTGCAGGGTTCCCTCCCGGCACGGAAAAGCTCGTCGCCGCTCTCGCCGACGAGCCCCACGAACCGAATGCACCGCAGACGGTCAACACCACCAACGCAGGGAAAGGAACTGACGACATGTCAGCAGAAGTAATCAAGGGGCTCCGCGAGCGGATCGGCATCCCCGCCGAAGCAACCCTCAACGACAACGAAATTCTCGCCGCCCTCGATGAAGCGCTCGCAGAGCAGGCAGAACCCACCAACGCAGTCACAGCAGCCGCTGCTGCCGGGACAGTCGTTCTGGACGAGGCCGCTTACAACGAGCTGAAGGACCAAGCTGCCCAGGGCAGTGCAGCCCGTAAGCAGCAGCTCGCAACGGATCGTGCCAATCTGGTCAACGCCGCCGTCAACGACGGACGCATTGCCCCTGCTCGGCGTGAGCACTGGGTGAACACGCTCGAAGCTGATCCGGGCATGGAAGCAGCCCTCGCCGGCCTCGCCAAGGGCCTCGTGCCCCTCGAGGCGGCCGGTTACACCGGTGGCGTCGATGAGGCCTCGGATGAGAATTCCACCTACAGCAAGATCTTCAACACCACGAAGGAGTCCTGA
- a CDS encoding capsid cement protein, producing the protein MAQYLPAFRPGDTVTFEVTAAVTGGHPVQVGTADRSVAPAIAASTTYVGIAGHDAAVGDKVTVELGKSVHLLVALGAVARGAKVEAAGSGKVRTATTGTAIGLALTSAGDGAPVQVLQF; encoded by the coding sequence ATGGCTCAGTACCTGCCTGCATTCCGCCCCGGTGACACCGTCACTTTCGAGGTCACCGCAGCGGTGACCGGGGGCCACCCCGTTCAGGTTGGCACCGCAGATCGCTCTGTAGCGCCCGCCATCGCAGCATCCACCACGTATGTGGGAATTGCTGGCCACGACGCCGCTGTGGGCGACAAGGTCACCGTCGAACTAGGCAAGTCTGTCCACCTGCTGGTGGCACTCGGTGCCGTGGCTCGTGGGGCGAAGGTCGAAGCTGCCGGCAGCGGCAAGGTTCGAACCGCCACGACCGGCACGGCCATTGGCCTTGCACTCACCTCGGCCGGAGACGGTGCTCCCGTCCAGGTCCTCCAGTTCTGA
- a CDS encoding Gp19/Gp15/Gp42 family protein, with translation MDNLAEVADLEGAWRPLNPTETARATYYLGAVSRYIRRRWKDVDQRITAQTLGADDVKDVVVQLVLPKLEIAPVLNAKSWSQGAGPYSQQVSLKTDTREMFELEDWMVSVFEGLSSTVALPVFHAPPSGRYESVFIWPEGCE, from the coding sequence ATGGATAATCTTGCAGAAGTCGCGGATCTAGAAGGCGCGTGGCGTCCTCTCAACCCGACAGAGACGGCCCGAGCTACGTACTACCTTGGTGCGGTTTCCAGGTACATCCGGCGCCGTTGGAAAGACGTTGACCAGCGCATCACAGCGCAGACTTTGGGCGCTGATGATGTGAAGGATGTGGTGGTGCAGCTGGTGCTGCCGAAGCTGGAAATAGCTCCGGTTCTCAACGCCAAGTCGTGGTCCCAGGGTGCGGGCCCCTATTCACAGCAAGTTTCGTTAAAGACAGACACTCGCGAGATGTTCGAGCTTGAAGACTGGATGGTTTCTGTATTCGAAGGTTTGTCATCGACAGTTGCGCTGCCTGTTTTTCATGCTCCGCCGTCTGGTCGGTACGAGAGTGTGTTTATCTGGCCGGAAGGATGTGAGTAG
- a CDS encoding HK97 gp10 family phage protein — MKWNEGFFSEILNSADVVGIVTNIANQVESVAKANAPVDTGAYRDTIHVVVKRRGKRTVAAVVASSSHSMLVESRTGNLARALGQVAGGG; from the coding sequence ATGAAATGGAATGAAGGATTCTTCTCTGAGATTCTCAATTCGGCCGATGTCGTGGGCATTGTGACCAACATCGCCAACCAGGTGGAGTCCGTTGCGAAGGCAAACGCCCCTGTGGATACGGGCGCCTACCGGGACACCATTCATGTCGTGGTCAAGCGCCGGGGTAAGCGGACGGTTGCTGCTGTGGTTGCCTCGAGCTCGCATTCAATGCTCGTCGAGTCCAGAACGGGCAATCTAGCCCGTGCACTGGGTCAGGTGGCCGGTGGTGGGTAG